Genomic segment of Catharus ustulatus isolate bCatUst1 chromosome 3, bCatUst1.pri.v2, whole genome shotgun sequence:
ACAGATTGAGCATCCATGTGTGGCAGCTGAAGCAAGAAAAGGCAGGGATAGGAGCAATGGCATTGGAGACCATAGCTAGAGGACATTGCTTTGGAACAGGGTCTGTgccaggacaaggacaggatcTGATGAAAAACCAACAAGGGCAACAGCAACAGACTGAGGGAGCAAGTGGTGTGTACCAGGGTTTACAGCCACGAGAATACATCTCATCAAGAACTTTAAACTGGAGCctggatccccaaatccccatatTTGTGGTTTTTAGCACTTTGTTTTGAACCCTGCAAAGGCTGAACTGTCTTTCTTTGGTATCTATGAGGAAATAGACCTATAAAAAAGGTAAGAGTCCTCTATTGCTCCTGTTTACTCAGGTAGCTTAAATAGGAGGATCTCTGCTCTAGATCTGAGGATACCACTTTGCTTGGGGCCTAGGTGGAAGCCCCTGTGACAATGTGTTAGAATATACTTGAGATTTCACTTTTTAGGCagagatataaaaatatacCTGGGAAAATAAGTGTCAACATTAACACctgacaatttttattttaaaaggatgaAAATCAATGCCTAAGAATTGAATGATCTTTAgctaaaaatctaatttttgtTTGGATATACCCTTATATGGCATCATATATAAGGTTCCAGCAAATCCTAAATTCTCTTCTGCTGAGTGGCTGATTTGCATAATTCCCGAAGCACCACAGAACAGTCTGATTTCTGTTCCTCCACATCAGTGATAAAAGCCATAGGCCTCACGAGAAACAGAGTGTGTGCAGGCACTCTAACTACAGGGGCAAATGGAAGAGTAAAGCATGTGTAACTAATTATTCATTTGTCTTGTTTATGCCCAGATTGTGATATCTGGAGCCTGACTGCCCTGTGACAAATAATTCTGACTGCAAGTTAACCCAATGAGAGACATCTTCCCAACACAAAAAAGATACTGACACATGAGCTCTGGTGCCTCTTGTTTAGCAAGTTTTAAGATATCCCTGATGCACAGCTGACAAACGTGACATGTCCCACATTGCTGCAAACTGTGGAGTATTACTTTAAACTTCTAGTGAAGGTAACTTTAAGCAaaggtgctgctctgtgcagggtaGCTTGAAACAGAGGCACGTGTCCCTTTGTCAATTCTGTTGAGAGGAAAATCATTCCTAGGAATCACAAAACAGGTATTTAAAATTAGTGATGTTTTTTACCACTATCTACCTTCAGCTCCCTGTGTCCTTGTGTCCTTGTTCCAATGTGGATAACAATACTACCTCCTAACACAGGGCTGTCATAATGAGGAATTCCATTAACATCTGTGGATAACTCAGTTATTAGAGGGGAAAGCATCAGAGAAAAGGCTGTAGGGAGTAGTCTTAATGTATTAGTTCAAGGTACTCTATAATGCATATAGATCACCACTTTTGGAGAGAGGGTTGTTAGTAAATGAGGCACAAATGATACACAGGCATTGTGTATCCTCCTAGTGAATTAGGAAAGGAAAACCATCacatattaaaatgtaaattaaatccATGCTGTAATGCATTTCCATAAGGAGATGTTATGGGACACCGCTCTTCTGGAACTTCCTAATTTTTTATGACATAgcaacatgtatttttaatgtggggttttttgaggtaACGTCCTTAGCAAAGATCGGTTTTGACAAGTAACATGTTTCTCTAGTTCAATTCTGGGAACCAGCAAAGACTGAGAGGTCTATGCAGCTAACAAAAGCTTGCTTCATCACCAAAAGACATATCTGCAAAAGACTCCAGCTTCCATTATCACCCTGTTATAACTAAGTCAGAATAAATAAAGCAGTAGATCTAGATTTTAAAGGATAATTAGGAATTTAGTGTGAATGAAGGCTAGATAAAATTGCCAGCTGAGAGGAGAGTCACTGAAAACCcaaaaagtggtttttttttcctttttcagattACAAAGCTGAGCAGTAAGACAGCATAAAGATTTCTGCAATGGTAAACATGGCAACAAGGTGCCTAAAGGACACAAGTGTGGAGAAAATGCACTCAGAATTTAATGAAATCAggtaaactgaaaaaaattaaggtaaGGTGGTCTGGATAAAATAATACAGGCTTTTTCAAATAGCTGTCAACTTGGAGGAAAAGCCGGGGGGGTGTTGAATGGAGAACAAGTAAATGCATTTGCTAATAAGCAGAAAGATAATACAGTGTAACAAAGTTTTTGCAGTCAGGCACCCTTGGTTGACACTGTTCATCTACAATAAAGATTGTTTAGAATGCCTTTAGTTTCATAAATCTATGagcacaattttatttttcacaatcAACTTAGGCAGCAGTAGCATCATTCctaacagaggaaaaaaaatcttcttcaTTCCAGGgcaaaaagcattaaaaagcaCAACAGGTTGTCTGAAAAAATCAATCCCTAAAGTGGCATGTAAACATTAACAAAGATTTGCAAAAGCTTCCTCAACTGTAAGTAGTTTGAAAACAATTGTCACAGAGCCTGATGACATTTAAACCATGAAAAAACGCCATGCGAGTCTGGGAACAAAACTGAAAGTATGTAGAGGCTTAAGTCAAAATCACCATATCTGGGTATTTCTTGAAGAGAAAACTCCACAAACAAAGCAGGGTCATGGGAATAGGAATGCACCTCTAAACAATCTGGCTTTGCAATGGCAGCATATTCCCAGAACTCCAATTTTATACCCTGCTTTCGTTTGGATTTTGAATAATCCAAAACTGccctcatttttttatttaagagaCTCCAGAGATGCAAACATGTCAAAGAGAAAGGGGGGAAAACATAAAAGGCACAAAATCAGAGTTGGCACATTGAGGTTGTACTGCTGTGGCACCAGAGCTGTGGCCGCACCGGCAGTGTTGGGAATTCCCGTGCCTGGAGCATGGTTCCCTCTCCACAGTCTTCTCAGAAAGCATCTGAGTATTTCTGCAAAGCAGAGCAATAATCCTCTCTGTGAATAATGCTGGAAGACAGACAGTAAGCTAACTCCCAGATTGAGAAATTTGACTCACAAAGCAGATAGACCTAGGTTTGTGTAGTTGCAATGCTTGGAGATAAAACACTTCTGGTACAAAACTTGGCTGTGTGGGTGTGAAAGTGTCGTGGATTAAGCCCAGGTGGAAATTAAGTACCACAAGTGCTCGCTCAACCACCTCCCCCACCCTCCGGAATGGGAAGGAGAATCAAAAGTAAAACACGTAGGTTGAggtaagaacagtttaataattgaaaacaaagtacaaataaaaaaggtgaatatccctttggccagtttgggtcaccGCTatgctccctcccagtttctTTTGTGTACCTTTTCCCTGACAGAGGatgagacagacacagagacaaAAAAGAACCCTTAGGATAAGCACGACTTAGTAAAAATCAAAGCATCAGTATATTATCAATATTATTCTCATTCTGAATAAAAGACACGGTACTGCACAGGCTGCTGAGAAGACATCTATCCCAGCCCAAATCGGGGTAGAAAGAAACACCTTGCTGGAAAGGGAGAGCAGTGTCGCGTTATCAGGCGACTGCTGTAACACCATGGCCACAGAAGAGCTGGTCATCCTCCGCCTGCAGCAGTTAATCTGCTTTCATGCCTGCTTTCACTGCGCTCcatccctcccccagccctgggccgAGCCTGGAGGCTCAGCCCCGCTGCCGCAGGGCCCTTCAGCCTCCCGCTGCCGGGCACCGAGCGCTGCCGCGGGGCTGCTCCTGCGGGCACCGCCTGAGGGGCACCGCCTGAGGCCGCGCCCGCACGGCCTCGGCTCGGAGCAGACAAAGCGGCCGAGGTGCGGCCGCcgagcgcggccccggccctGACCCTGACCCGAGGCACCTGTGGAGCGGCCCTCGGCCACCCCCTGCCCGCTGCcccccttccctgtcctcctctccctccgccggccccgcgcggctccccgcccccgcccggcccggagGCGGGGCGGGCTCCGGGCGGCGCCTCCCGCGGCGGGGCCGAGGCGGCTCCTTCCGTCGGTGGCCGCGGCTGCAGCATGagcgggccggggctgctggggcccggcggcggcgcggggctgccgccgctgcccaaGAGCCTGAGCGGGCTGCTCAACTCCTCGTCctcgggcggcggcggcggccaggGCGGGCGCTGGCGGGACCTGGAGCGGCTCTACGCGCAGAAGTCCCGCATCCAGGACGAGCtgagcggcggcggccggggctCGCCGCGCCCGCCCAAGCCTCCCAACCTGGACGCGGCGCTGGCCCTGCTCCGCAAGGAGATGGTGAGCGGGGCGGGCCGGACCTCGGCGGGGGCGGCGGACgtggcgagcggcggcgggagcaccgccacctccccgggccAGAGCGGCGCCCCGGGCCCGGGTGCAGCCCCCGTTACCCGGGCCGGCCGTCGGTGCCGGCGGCGGGGgagggccggggccgctcccggtGCGATGGGGAGCCGCTCACCGCGCCCTGCGGCACCCACCGGGACCCGGCACCCACGCTGAAAGGCTGGCCTTAAAAATACCCCCGGGGTCGGCACTGCTCCGTGCAGCCTGAGTGGCAGCGATTCGCCGTAGTTTTCTCCAGGATTCTGTTTGGATTCTGTAGCGCGGCGTTATTATAGTGAAATTCTTCCGGACGACCTGGCGCACCTTTTGATTAAACACGAATTGGGTGTTGGTGCTTGGCTGGTGCAAGCTGCAGCTGTAATGACTAATAATAGCCTAAGCCTTGCGCGCTGGGGATTCTGTAGAATcagtacaagaaagacaaagagctgctggagagagtccagcggagggccacaaagataatttggggtctggagcaTCTTTCTTATGAGAGAGACTACAGGAGATGGGCCTGTTTAGTCTAGAGAAAGGAAGACTGAGAGGGAATCTCATTAATAGATAGAAATATCTGTAAGGTGAGTCTCAAGAGGGTGGTGCCAGACTCTTTCCGGTGGTGCCCAGCAACAGCATGAAGAGCAATGGCCATGAAACGCAAGGAGTTCCACTTTAGATTCAGCGTagcagcactggaacaggctatCCAGGGAGCTTGTGGAGTCTTGTCTGGAGACTTTCAAGACCCACCCGGATGCACTCATGTGTCACCTGCTCGAGGTGACCCTGCtttggcaggagggttggactggatgatctccagaggtgtCTTCCAACTCTTAATAACTCAGTGAAGCATGTAAAATATGATATTGCTGAAAATCTGCCCAGTTCAAGACTGTTTTTCTCAGGCTAAAAAGGTGCTTGAGGACAAGAAGCTCTTTTGAAAGGTCCTTCTGTGGATTTAGAAGGACAGTGTAGTGTGCTGAAATCTTAGTCTGCCACCAGTGTTTCAACAGTTAGAGATAATTCTTAAAACTGTGTATTAGAATTGCCGGTTTGCATTAAATCTCAGGATGGGTGTCTGTCAACTGCTGGAGCTTTCTTCTGCAATGCTGTAAAAGGAAACAAGGACATATGGTGTTAGTCGTCTTAAGCCTTTccaaaaaagcaaagataaCTCATTAGGCAAGTctaatctgtttttttcctaataagaAATCAAATGAGATACTTCTCAAAGTAATTTGATAAGCAGACTTCCCCTTTAAACTTTCCTTTAATACTCTGTTATCCTTGATGATAATTTGATAAAatacttctgaagaaaaagataCTTCTAAACACATCAAAGACTTTCAAGCAACAGGCTCCTTGGTTCCAGATATACTTTCTTGTGGTCCATACAAATTATAGAGACTCTTGTGTACTAATAGGCTGCTTTTCATCAAGAAGATAAAAGCACTTTTTTACTGATATTGCACACTCTTTCTTGGCAGCCGTCAAAGATACTTTTATTGAGTAATGGGtttgctttaattttccatAGTGGGTGAGGAAGAAACGCACAGAACATACTTCCATGCTTGATCAAGCAAGCTACTGTGTATGTAAGTTTTTAAAGCTGAGAAAGTGATACTCTTGGATGCTTtggagaggaagggaggaaaggagaagtAATTTCAGAGCTGTGATTGTGAGGAACAGAGTTATCACATGGAATTGTACGCTATAGGTTGTCTTATCAAGAGTTGAACACATCTTGGCTGGCATTAAAAACTGTGCTAATGCTATCAGGGTTGGACATTTCTTCAGGCTTTTCTTACCTCAGGGATCATACATGAAAGTTTTGAAGAGGCTGCGTTTTTCTCAGTAGATTTCTTGTTTGATATTAGTGgcagcaacagaaaaataagatattAAATGTAACCATTTGGTTTAAAGACCTGTTACGTTAATTCTGCTGAGCAATTTTCCCCATAAAGTTTGTGCTTGGCAGTCAGCAGGATTGAACTTCACAGAAAGTGCTGAAGTCCTTTATGGAGCTGAAACAGGAGAGTAGCTGGTGAAAATGCTCCCACTTTGTGTGGGAGACAACGGTTGCCTGTCTCCAGGTTGACTTTTGTGGTTCAACTTACTCCTGATTGCTTTTTGAACGGTTCTGGACTGCACTCTTGTCCCATTTAGCTCTCATGCAGGTCTGCCAGGTGGATCTCATGTTTGTATGTCATAGTGTGAAGTCCAACTTCACAACATCCTTTCTTACTTGAGGTGAATAGTTTGTTTAGGTTATAAAGGAAAATGGGTGAGAAAAGTAGCGTAGATCTGAGGTGGTGAAAAGACTTATCTGTAACATCCTGGCAGTTAGCATAGTATTCTGTGTCTTGTCCTAAAGTCTTCACATTTAACCTGTGCAGAAATTCATGTTTTGGCTTCATGATGTTTCCAGGTAATTTGTGTCGTTCTTGAAAGCTGCCATATCCCGTTTTTCTCAGTGGCATTGTGGTatatgaagttttttttttctcctcactttcAGAAACAGCTGCTTTTAGGATAGTTCAGCAATGTCAAAGTAAGGTCTTCATGTCAGCTAGCTTCTTGTGGTTTCCTTGTGTGCTGAGTGTGTTGTCATGAGAATTCAGAAGTATAAGGAGAGGTAGGAGTTCTCATTCTGAGTAAAATGTAGCCTGGTGTTCAGGTTCCAGTAAAGGCTGCTAGctttatgtatgtatgtatttatttatttacttcctATTCTCATGAGTTGTGGCaaaaactttttatttgttGAAACTGAGGCTCACTAGGACAGTCTGTAGGCATAATACTTCTTTGAAAAATAAGGCTGAAGTGGCTATTTCTCTAAAATCTCTAATTGCATAGTGGTTTAAATTTGCTGCAAGACAAAACCTCGTTTTAATTTGATCTGACTTGGATAGGTGACAATGTCAAGGGAACTCTCCATTTTGTTGCTGGAGAGGAAGACTAAATTGAGTGAAATGAGTAAGTTTATTTCACTTTACAGTGCAACATACCGATTTTGTACCTGACATAAAGatgcagtctttttttttttttttagtggttCTTCAAATTTTTAATTCGCTCTGGAACTAATATTTGAGAAGCTTAAGGACCAAAATATTGGGTGCTTAATTATAATCAAGCCTATGCTTGAGTGGCACATGAAAATACTCTGAAGATTTGCAAGATATGACATTTGTCCTTGTGTCACTTCTGCTTTAGTTTTGCTGCCTGAAGGTAGTGTGCTGTATAGTGCTAGACATACCTGGCTCTGTCAGAAGCCTATGTACCTCaatgtagaaaagaaaattagagtAGAAATACTTAGTTGTGAAGTGGGAAAACCAGTCAGAGTCCCATTTAGAAGTTTTACTCCAGGCTGTTTCAAACAAAAACTGAGTGATTGAAATGGTGTGAGAGAAAGATGTGTGAAAGACACACAgtgtttctggaaaaatatCTCCCTTGCATAATGAGGAATATAGACGTGATGAATTTATCTGCTGTGGTTCTGATAGCAGTGATTATTGGAAGTTAAGCACACCGCTGTAATACATTTTGCATTTGTTCTGTGCTATTGCATCACATTGTTCCCCATTCTTTTCTTCCAGTGTGTCCTGTGGGATATCTGTCACCTTAGAAAATGAATTTTACTTCCATATTTCATAACTGTTCAAGGTGGAAAGAAGCTTGAACCTCCTGCTTAGCAACAAAAGATATATAGCATTATACTGCCATAGGAAGACAATTGTAATAGTGATTGTTTGAATTGTTCCCCCTTCAGGTTGGCCTTCGGCAGCTGGATATGTCATTGCTGTGTCAGCTCTACTCCCTGTACGAATCCATTCAAGAATACAAAGGTGCCTGCCAAGCTGACTCTAACGCAGACTGCTCGTATGCCCTGGAAAACGGATTTTTTGATGAAGAAGAGGAATACTTCTAGAAGCAGGAATATTCCCCTCGAGGCTGATTGAACTGAGGTTCTTTTGTCCTTCTCTCCCTGTAACACACCTCAACAAGAACGACTGGAATTTGTATGGATCCCCCTTTCTGAGGAGGAACACCCAGCTACCCTGAGTTGTGTTAAATTCTCTTATTTTAACAGGCTGTCAGTACAAGTTACTCATGCAAATACCACTTGAGCGAAGTGCTGTACTTTAACTTTTGAAGAGTCCTCAGACATGCTTGACAAGAGTTTTCAATTTAATTTGGAAGGTGGGTGTTTTCATCTTACACACATTGGTAGCTTATAACTGGAATTTTAATTGTAGAAGACAGCAGCGACTTCCTGAGTTGTAATAACTTTGTAAGGGGGGAGGGAAGCCTCTGCTGTGGTGTACATAGCTCtaggtgatttttggggggtcagTGGCATTGGTAAATGCATTTTGAACAGGCATCTGGATGCACGCACATCCTCAGCACTACTAAGCTAGTTCTGCTCTTACCGGCTGCATCCAGTTCTGTACTGGGTGAATTGTTTAcacagttaaatttttttttctccttaagcTAATTTATTCCTAGCTTACAAGCTGTACATGTGATAGTGAATGCTatcagcagggtttttttttttctgttgatcTAATTCACTTTCTTGGTACTGCCTCTTGGCATTAACTTTTATACTCTTCTCTGGATTTCTTGCATCAACGTAGTTCTTTGACCTGCTAAACGCTGCTCTGAAATGGTTTGCTTAGCTTTTACTGCACTGCATagtaaaagcacattttcaaaCATTGTCTGTCTGCCACTGTGTGGCTTGGAATAACATGAACTCTTGTGCAAGTGTTCTTGATCATATGAAGAATAAGGAAACCTCTCATATGACATAATGGGACAAATTGCAATATTTTATACTGGGTGAACTTTGTTGCTGTAAGGTAGATGacagctctttttaaaaatgcgaaataaatattttgagcaCATACTTTGCATATGTTAAAACTTTTTATACTAACTTGTTCTTTGAAATATaacttatttttgtttgcagaaCTTACTACAGCACTTGGTTAAGTTTTTATTAATTCATAGTGTGAAATGCTTAATCAGCTGAGAGTTGCCAACTATCTGAGTTTTCACCCTTCTCTATTTAAGTAAAATCAACTCCCAATgcaaattttgtttcttaaatttaATTATGAAGATTGCTATAAAGCACAGTGCCTGAATCTTGACACAAGATAATAATTTAAGGGCTTAAACCTCAAAGGGTTTTTGCATGGTTCATGTCTGGCATGCATGCAGTTTGCAGGAAGAATTGGAGATCACATTCTGGGGTAGCTCCTCTGTTAGTTTTTAACAAAGGCTAGGATGTTTCAGTGATAAAAGCCAAGAGACTTCCAGGGTGCATTTCCTCTAAAACTGGCTTATTTTAGTGGAATTCAAAGGCTGCAAGAGTAAAGACTGTGCTGTAATTGTGTATGTGTGTAAGTTCTTAATCTAGTTTGTGGCagtggttggatttttttaaaatgttaattctgGTCTAATTGCTTCACTCACCCATAACTAAACTGAATGAtaaggaaaacacagataatTCAGATAGTTACATGTGTACTTAAAAGTTGTGTGCCTATGTGTGTATACATGTAtgaatatatatacacacacatatttacATGCAACTTCATGCTTTGACTTAAGAATGTATAAGCTTTTAGTATAATTTGCTGTGCTTTTAGTATTTACATGAGGCTTTTTCTAGTCTGTTGAAGTACTGctattttcttgctctttccccaaaaataaaaagcatgatGTTTAGCATAACTTTTTAATGTtgtgtgtattttaatttaCCGTTTCAGTGAACACAAATCCTACCTCCCTTCCCAACCATCCTGTAAGAAAACTA
This window contains:
- the FAM89A gene encoding protein FAM89A, whose product is MSGPGLLGPGGGAGLPPLPKSLSGLLNSSSSGGGGGQGGRWRDLERLYAQKSRIQDELSGGGRGSPRPPKPPNLDAALALLRKEMVGLRQLDMSLLCQLYSLYESIQEYKGACQADSNADCSYALENGFFDEEEEYF